GAGAGAACTCATTCTTGGGAGGAGACAACGGAGCAGACATGGTTTGGAACCCATCCGACCGACAAGTTGACGGAAACGGGCTTCCGGTATTCGGAGGTAACCAGCCGATCTGGGTATTCGGAGTAGATATCAACGGTGAGGGTTGTCCTTACTACGATGGAGTGAATAACTGGGTTTACGATCAGTACCAGATTGGTAACACAACTGCTTACAAGCGTTTGTTCACCAGCTTGATGTGGATCGCCAACACGATCACAGCAGCAGGCCATGATTTCATGGAAACAGACGTACGTATGAAAGTTCGTGTGAACAAGCAATACACCGATTACACTGCAACGGGGATGAACGGAGGACGTCCGATGTATTCCTGGTCAATGGATGATCTTCAGACAACGACAGCAAGCAGAGACGTATTGGCATCCGCGTTGGATCTGATCAATGTGGTACCGAACCCGTACTATGCGTTCTCGGAGTATGAGCGTAACAGAATTGATACACGTGTTAAGATTGTAAACTTACCGGATCAGTGTACAGTAACCATTTACAATGTGAGTGGTAAAATGATCCGTCAGTTCAAGAAAGACAATCAGGTAACGTATATCGATTGGGATTTAAAGAACACGATTGGAGTTCCGGTTGCGAGCGGTGTTTATTTGATCCACGTTGAAGTTCCTGGTGTTGGTGAGCGTATTGTGAAGTTCTTCGGAGGAATGCGCCAAGTCGATCTTGAAACAATTTAATTCATTCTGTTAAGTAAAACGTATGAAATCGATTAATAAAATTATAAGATATACAGCAATTGCTGGGGTAGTGATGAGCTACTCCAGTGTATTCGCTGGGAACGAAGATCGTATCGGATCCGCAGGTGCTACCGAATTATTAGTGAACCCATGGGCTAGAAGTATTGGTATCGGAGATGCAGGTGTATCTCACGTCAATGGTTTGGAAGCTACTTTCACCAATATTGCAGGATTGGCATTTACGGATAAGACACAGATCAAGTTTGACCGTACAAACTGGATGGGAAGTGCGGGAATTGCATTAAACTCGGCAGGTATCGCTCAGCGAATTACTCCGTCTACAGTTATCGCAGTTTCGGTTCAGTCCATGAACTTTGGAGATATTGATAAGACAACGGTAGATTTACCGGAGCCGACTCAAGGAACATTCTCTCCTCGTATGAACGTGTTTAACATTGGTTTTGCACATAGCTTTTCATCAAGCATCTACGGGGGTGTGAACTTCAAAGTAATTTCTGAAAGTATTTCCAACCTGAAAGCAAACGGTATTGCTTTCGATGCAGGTATCCGATACGTTACAGGTGAACAAGACCAGATTAAATTTGGTATTGCATTGAAAAACGTAGGTCCTGTAATGAAATACAAAGGAGATGGTTTATCTGATCAGGTGAATTACCTGACAAATGGTAACCTGGCTACTTTGGAGCAGCGTGCTGCAACGTTTGAATTACCTTCTTTGTTGAACATTGGTGGGTCTTATGACTTCAACTTCAATGAAAGCAATAAGTTGATCGTAGCAGCTGCATTTACTGCAAACTCTTTCCAAAAAGACCAGTACCGTTTAGGATTGGATTATGGATTGACAATCAGCAAAGCTGCATTCAACATTCGTGCGGGATACATCGCTGAGAAGGGAATCTTCAAAACAGAAAACCGTTCAAATGCATTAACTGGTTTTACAGCTGGTTTCTCTGCTGACGCTTTAGTTGGTAAGAAAAAATCTGCTTTAGGATTGGAATATGCCATGAGATTGGCAGGCCAGTTTGGAATTATCCACACATTTGGTGCTACAATCAGCTTGAAATAAGCCTTTGACTTTCTGAAAAGAAAGCTGATAATAAGGAGCCCTGACATTTATCGTCAGGGCTCTTTTTTTGTTCTGTTTTCGCGGTAATTTTCAGCATCAACTTACACCTTCATTTCGACAATAGAATAGGTGAGCACTACAACTCAATTGAATTTGAGCGTGTTTCACGGTTATTTCTCGAAAAACCACCAACCATTTTTTAGGAGCGAACGTTTTATTTTTCAACCCTAACAGGGGAAAGCTACCCATCAAAATCAGTTTACCGGGGACTGCATCAGTAGCAAGTTTGATTTCTAAAAAATAAGTTATGAAACGAAAAATGAACTACTTATCCCTCGTAGTGATGATGTGTTTTATTGGTCAGGCCAATGCGTACAATCATGATTATGAGAAAAGCGGGAAACAGGGCGGCAAGCCAAAACCCAATCCGGTATCAACAAAAGCAGCAACATGTGCGCCTGCGAACTACCGTAAAACCATGGACTTTAACGATGTCAGTTGTCAGCTGGAAACAGGAGGATTATTGTTCCTGGATCGTGCAAACGGGCTGGCAACGTATACCGTTCCGAAAAAGAAAGGAAGCGAAACCGTTGTGACCACCATCTATGCAGGAGCACTTTGGATGGGTGGAACAGACGTTAACGGACAGTTGAAATTAGCAGCTGTAAAATTCCGTCAGGGCAACGATTTCTGGCCGGGTCCACTAAGTATTGATTTTGGGTCCGGAAACTATAATCCGAATGTACCTCAGGGAGATCACGCAGAACGTGGCCATGGTCTGGGAACGATTGATGCGGATCAGTGCTTGTTGTATGACAATATCTTTACCATTACAAAAGCAGGAGTCGTGCAGTTCATAATCTGGAACGAATGTACAACAGGTGATTGTCCTGCCCCGTCCAATGAAACGATGGCACAGATCAATGCCTGGCCGGGTAACGGGGACATTGGTCGCGGACAGGATCAGTTCCTGGCACCGTTCCATGACAATGATCTGGACCTGGTCTACGAACCGGAAGACGGTGAATATCCCTGGTTCGACGATATCCTTGGTCGCGATGAAGTTCAGTGCGGATCTGACAGACGTGTCACTTTGTTTGGCGACATTACCAACTGGTGGGTGTTTAATGACAAAGGAAACGCTCATACGGAATCACAGGGCGAACCGATCGGAATGGAAATACATGCGCAGGCATTTGCTTTTGCAACGGATGACGAGATCAATAAAATGACCTTCTACAACTACGAGTTGATCAACCGGGGTACTCAGACTTTGTACAATACGTATTTTTCCCAGTACATCGATGCCGATTTAGGAAACTACAACGATGACTATGCGGGTTGTGACGTAACACGCGGATTAAGCTACATGTACAACGGTGACCTGAACGACGAACCGAACTCCGGACGTCCGGGATTCGGAGCGAATCCTCCTGCCATCGGAGTGGATTTTTTTGAAGGACCTTATCAAAATGCGGATGGAAGAGATAATGTGGGGCCTGTTTTTGATTCCATTACGAAACAATGGGAGGTTCCGACGGTAGTAGAAGCATTGCTTGATACGGGAATTGTTTACAGAGGTCTGGGTATCGGTTATGGAGACGGAATTGTGGATAATGAACGTTACGGGATGCGTGCTTTTACCATTTACACCGGGTTGAATGCACCTACGGGCCAGGCGGATCCTGAGTCATCCGGTCAGTTCTATAATTACATGCAGGGATTGTGGCAGTTTAATAATCCTTTATACTATGGAGGAACAGGTTTTCCGGGAGCACCTTGCGTGACGGGAATTCGTACCAATTATATGTTCCCGGCAGATTCGGATACTTTGCACTGGGCTACAGGAGGTGTTGATCCGGGATTCCCGTGGTCAGAATTTGAGCCTTGTGGACCAGGATCTACTTCAAATCCTTCCGGTGACCGCCGTTTTGTGCAGTCTGCAGGACCATTTACCTTGACTCCGGGAGCGGTAAACAACATCACTGTTGGTATCGTTTACGCACGAAGCTTTGAAGGGGAAATCTTCTCTTCAGTAAATGCATTGAAAACAGCGGATACGAAAGCTCAGGCTTTGTTTGACAACTGTTTCCGCATTTTGGAACCGCCAAGTGCCCCGGTAATGACTATCCAGGAAATGGGGAATGAATTGATCATTATGCTGGACAACCCGGTCAATTCGAACAATTACCAGGAGAAATACATCCGGGAAGATAAAATAGGAATTATTGATCCGAATGGTGCGGGTGACACGTTACCCAATGGTGATCCGATTATTTACGATAAGTATTACCGGTTTGAAGGATATCAGATCTACCAATTAAAAAATGCACAAGTGGGTGTAACTG
The window above is part of the Fluviicola sp. genome. Proteins encoded here:
- a CDS encoding T9SS type A sorting domain-containing protein gives rise to the protein ENSFLGGDNGADMVWNPSDRQVDGNGLPVFGGNQPIWVFGVDINGEGCPYYDGVNNWVYDQYQIGNTTAYKRLFTSLMWIANTITAAGHDFMETDVRMKVRVNKQYTDYTATGMNGGRPMYSWSMDDLQTTTASRDVLASALDLINVVPNPYYAFSEYERNRIDTRVKIVNLPDQCTVTIYNVSGKMIRQFKKDNQVTYIDWDLKNTIGVPVASGVYLIHVEVPGVGERIVKFFGGMRQVDLETI
- a CDS encoding PorV/PorQ family protein, whose amino-acid sequence is MKSINKIIRYTAIAGVVMSYSSVFAGNEDRIGSAGATELLVNPWARSIGIGDAGVSHVNGLEATFTNIAGLAFTDKTQIKFDRTNWMGSAGIALNSAGIAQRITPSTVIAVSVQSMNFGDIDKTTVDLPEPTQGTFSPRMNVFNIGFAHSFSSSIYGGVNFKVISESISNLKANGIAFDAGIRYVTGEQDQIKFGIALKNVGPVMKYKGDGLSDQVNYLTNGNLATLEQRAATFELPSLLNIGGSYDFNFNESNKLIVAAAFTANSFQKDQYRLGLDYGLTISKAAFNIRAGYIAEKGIFKTENRSNALTGFTAGFSADALVGKKKSALGLEYAMRLAGQFGIIHTFGATISLK